The following proteins are co-located in the Castanea sativa cultivar Marrone di Chiusa Pesio chromosome 8, ASM4071231v1 genome:
- the LOC142607213 gene encoding subtilisin-like protease SBT3.18, which produces MATYLQCFWGLSLTLSLFFIQSTATPHVYIVYLGLSHIHDPTLTSKHHHQLLSNVFASEEDAKQSILYSYKHSFSGFSAKLNSTQATSLAKMEGVISVFRSKTLQLHTTRSWDFLGLTLDSKVTPWQLAFGDDIVVGVFDTGIWPESESFQEGPCMRPIPPNWKGECVKGERFDPAKDCNRKLIGARYYLKGFEHDYGPLSKSGNPEYRSPRDFLGHGTHTASTAVGSIVKNASFFGLGQGIARGGAPRARLAVYKICWGKKFVGKCSEADILAAFDDALHDGVHVISASFGESPPLRPFFASNAAIGSFHAMQLGITVVFSAGNNDNDEPDPSLVQNVQPWSISVAASSIDRMFPTQILLDNTLSTMDLMGESFITTEVRGKLADSIIYFQDGICDRDYYNTTLNKSAAGKIVLCFSTIGSELSGEAVAAVKMANGLGLIFAAPMTMQIPYVEIIPTVLVNIEQGTKLKDYLAQSPRFPAVQIKPTKTIIGKTPAPTVATFSSRGPSSITPDILKPDVSAPGVNILAAWPTDTSPTLSLSDKRSVKWNFQSGTSMSCPHVSGVVALIKSAHPNWSPSAIRSALMTTAYTRDTTFDSILAGGSMKVSDPFDIGAGHIDPFKAMDPGLVYDMKTSDYILFLCNVGYTQEDIESIVLPSAGLETCCPKVHKTNTNINYPSITVSNLESTMTIKRTVRNVGQNRNAIYFANIVKPNGVEVVIWPRILFFSWFNEENSYYVTLKPLKKSQGRYDFGEIVWSDGFHQVRSPLVVLVNTTTVDYSDSITQASTI; this is translated from the exons ATGGCTACTTATCTTCAGTGTTTTTGGGGCCTATCTCTCacactttcacttttttttattcagtcCACAGCCACACCTCAT GTTTATATAGTCTATTTAGGACTCAGCCATATTCATGATCCAACTCTCACTTCAAAACACCACCACCAACTGCTTTCCAATGTATTTGCAag TGAAGAAGATGCTAAGCAATCCATACTCTATAGCTACAAGCATAGCTTCTCAGGCTTTTCAGCAAAGCTCAATTCAACACAAGCAACTTCTTTAGCCA AGATGGAAGGAGTGATATCAGTGTTTAGGAGCAAGACACTGCAGTTGCACACAACAAGAAGTTGGGACTTTTTAGGCCTTACCTTGGACAGTAAAGTGACTCCATGGCAGCTAGCCTTCGGTGATGATATTGTTGTTGGGGTCTTTGATACAG GTATATGGCCTGAATCTGAAAGTTTCCAAGAAGGGCCTTGCATGAGGCCAATTCCGCCAAATTGGAAAGGAGAATGTGTAAAAGGTGAAAGGTTTGACCCTGCAAAAGACTGCAACCGGAAGCTAATTGGTGCCCGTTACTACCTCAAAGGTTTTGAACATGATTATGGACCACTAAGTAAGAGTGGCAACCCAGAATATCGATCACCTCGGGACTTTCTTGGCCATGGTACACATACAGCTTCAACAGCTGTAGGATCCATAGTGAAAAATGCAAGTTTCTTTGGTTTAGGTCAGGGCATTGCCAGGGGTGGAGCACCTAGAGCTAGACTAGCAGTGTACAAAATATGTTGGGGAAAGAAATTTGTAGGCAAGTGCTCTGAAGCAGATATATTGGCAGCCTTTGATGATGCTTTGCATGATGGAGTTCATGTTATCTCAGCTTCATTTGGTGAAAGTCCACCTTTACGTCCTTTTTTTGCATCAAATGCTGCAATAGGTTCATTTCATGCCATGCAACTTGGTATTACTGTAGTATTCTCAGCAGGTaacaatgataatgatgagcCTGATCCGTCACTAGTACAAAATGTTCAACCATGGTCCATTTCAGTGGCTGCATCTTCTATTGATCGAATGTTTCCAACCCAGATACTCCTGGATAATACTCTCTCTACCATGGACCTCATG GGAGAAAGCTTTATTACCACTGAGGTTAGGGGAAAATTGGCAGATTCaatcatatattttcaagatgg GATTTGTGATCGGGACTATTATAATACTACACTAAACAAATCAGCTGCAGGCAAGATAGTCCTATGCTTCTCCACCATTGGATCAGAATTAAGTGGAGAAGCAGTAGCAGCAGTGAAGATGGCCAATGGGTTGGGCTTGATCTTTGCTGCACCTATGACTATGCAGATTCCTTATGTTGAAATCATCCCCACAGTTCTTGTCAACATTGAGCAAGGGACTAAACTTAAAGACTATCTTGCTCAATCTCCTAG GTTCCCTGCAGTGCAGATAAAACCAACTAAAACCATAATTGGAAAGACACCAGCACCTACAGTTGCAACCTTTTCTTCTAGAGGACCAAGCTCAATTACACCCGATATCCTCAAG CCGGATGTTAGTGCTCCAGGAGTAAATATACTAGCAGCATGGCCTACTGATACTTCACCAACATTGTCACTAAGCGATAAACGTTCTGTGAAGTGGAATTTTCAGTCAGGAACATCAATGTCATGCCCTCATGTGTCTGGTGTTGTGGCCCTTATCAAATCAGCACATCCAAACTGGTCCCCATCTGCCATTAGATCTGCTCTCATGACAACAG CTTACACTAGGGACACAACCTTTGACAGCATTCTAGCTGGTGGATCGATGAAAGTTTCTGATCCCTTTGACATTGGCGCTGGTCACATTGACCCCTTCAAAGCAATGGATCCAGGGCTAGTTTACGACATGAAAACCAGCGATTACATTCTCTTCCTTTGCAATGTGGGTTACACCCAAGAAGACATAGAGAGTATTGTTCTTCCCTCCGCTGGATTGGAAACATGCTGTCCAAAGGTACATAAAACCAACACAAACATAAATTACCCCTCAATCACAGTTTCAAATCTAGAATCAACAATGACAATCAAAAGGACTGTTCGAAACGTGGGACAAAACAGGAATGCCATTTACTTTGCCAACATTGTTAAGCCTAATGGAGTTGAGGTAGTTATATGGCCTAGAATTTTATTCTTCTCATGGTTCAATGAAGAAAACTCTTATTATGTGACTCTCAAACCGCTGAAGAAGTCTCAAGGGAGGTATGATTTTGGAGAGATAGTTTGGTCAGATGGCTTCCATCAAGTAAGGAGTCCATTGGTTGTACTGGTTAACACTACTACTGTTGATTATAGTGATTCCATAACACAAGCTAGCACAATTTAG